A DNA window from Daucus carota subsp. sativus chromosome 3, DH1 v3.0, whole genome shotgun sequence contains the following coding sequences:
- the LOC108215245 gene encoding serine/arginine-rich splicing factor RS2Z33 isoform X1 — MPRYDDRYGATRLYVGRLSSRTRSRDLEHIFSKYGRVRDVDMKHDYAFVDFSDSRDADDARYSLNGREVDGSRLIVEFAKGVPRGPGGSREYLGRGPPPGSGRCFNCGLDGHWARDCKAGDWKNKCYRCGERGHIERSCHNSPKKLSRGERSYSRSPVRSHSRRRDRSWSRSYSRSRSYSRSRSPRRERGGERERRRQRSPSYSRSPEPKGSPPLSKARKNSPTPVDESPIENVSPSPERAKRATEQDGYEYTESLRGRSRSPLSPGRYTPISPGNGSPLEANGIANGAGRSPDAKDESPHEDDYSNRFSPRGSESP, encoded by the exons ATGCCGCGATATGATGATCGGTATGGAGCCACTCGTTTGTATGTTGGTCGATTGTCATCCAGGACAAGGTCAAGAGACCTGGAGCACATCTTTAGCAAATATGGGAG AGTGCGAGATGTGGACATGAAGCACGACTACGCTTTCGTT GATTTTAGCGACTCTCGGGATGCTGATGATGCAAGGTACAGCTTAAATGGCCGGGAAGTTGATGGCAGCCGTTTGATTGTGGAATTTGCCAAGGGG GTTCCACGTGGTCCAGGTGGTTCTCGAGAATATCTGGGCAGAGGGCCCCCTCCTGGGTCTGGACGTTGCTTCAATTGTGGCCTTGATGGGCACTGGGCCCGAGATTGCAAGGCAGGGGACTGGAAGAACAAATGTTATCGATGTGGAGAGAGAGGTCATATTGAGAGGAGCTGTCATAACAGCCCTAAGAAGCTGAG CCGGGGTGAGAGGAGTTATTCCAGGTCACCAGTGAGATCTCACTCACGTCGCCGTGACAGAAGCTGGAGTCGGAGCTATAGCCGCAGCCGCAGCTACAG TCGATCAAGGTCTCCAAGAAGAGAACGAGGTGGTGAACGTGAGCGGAGGCGTCAGAGAAGTCCTAGCTACAGCAGAAGCCCGGAGCCAAAGGGTTCCCCACCTCTCTCCAAGGCGAGGAAGAACAGCCCAACACCTGTAGATGAAAGCCCCATTGAGAATGTTAGCCCTTCTCCGGAGAGAGCCAAAAGGGCTACTGAACAAGATGGGTATGAATACACTGAGAGCCTTCGAGGTAGGAGCAGAAGTCCTTTAAGCCCTGGAAGGTATACTCCTATCTCTCCAGGGAATGGCAGCCCTTTGGAAGCTAATGGCATAGCTAATGGAGCAGGTCGTAGCCCAGATGCAAAAGATGAGAGTCCTCATGAGGATGACTACAGTAATCGTTTCTCCCCAAGGGGCAGCGAGTCACCTTAG
- the LOC108215245 gene encoding serine/arginine-rich splicing factor RS2Z33 isoform X2 — MMHYQKLSNDGLIVSGNRFRRVRDVDMKHDYAFVDFSDSRDADDARYSLNGREVDGSRLIVEFAKGVPRGPGGSREYLGRGPPPGSGRCFNCGLDGHWARDCKAGDWKNKCYRCGERGHIERSCHNSPKKLSRGERSYSRSPVRSHSRRRDRSWSRSYSRSRSYSRSRSPRRERGGERERRRQRSPSYSRSPEPKGSPPLSKARKNSPTPVDESPIENVSPSPERAKRATEQDGYEYTESLRGRSRSPLSPGRYTPISPGNGSPLEANGIANGAGRSPDAKDESPHEDDYSNRFSPRGSESP; from the exons ATGATGCACTACCAAAAATTAAGTAATGATGGCCTTATTGTTTCTGGCAACCGTTTCCGCAGAGTGCGAGATGTGGACATGAAGCACGACTACGCTTTCGTT GATTTTAGCGACTCTCGGGATGCTGATGATGCAAGGTACAGCTTAAATGGCCGGGAAGTTGATGGCAGCCGTTTGATTGTGGAATTTGCCAAGGGG GTTCCACGTGGTCCAGGTGGTTCTCGAGAATATCTGGGCAGAGGGCCCCCTCCTGGGTCTGGACGTTGCTTCAATTGTGGCCTTGATGGGCACTGGGCCCGAGATTGCAAGGCAGGGGACTGGAAGAACAAATGTTATCGATGTGGAGAGAGAGGTCATATTGAGAGGAGCTGTCATAACAGCCCTAAGAAGCTGAG CCGGGGTGAGAGGAGTTATTCCAGGTCACCAGTGAGATCTCACTCACGTCGCCGTGACAGAAGCTGGAGTCGGAGCTATAGCCGCAGCCGCAGCTACAG TCGATCAAGGTCTCCAAGAAGAGAACGAGGTGGTGAACGTGAGCGGAGGCGTCAGAGAAGTCCTAGCTACAGCAGAAGCCCGGAGCCAAAGGGTTCCCCACCTCTCTCCAAGGCGAGGAAGAACAGCCCAACACCTGTAGATGAAAGCCCCATTGAGAATGTTAGCCCTTCTCCGGAGAGAGCCAAAAGGGCTACTGAACAAGATGGGTATGAATACACTGAGAGCCTTCGAGGTAGGAGCAGAAGTCCTTTAAGCCCTGGAAGGTATACTCCTATCTCTCCAGGGAATGGCAGCCCTTTGGAAGCTAATGGCATAGCTAATGGAGCAGGTCGTAGCCCAGATGCAAAAGATGAGAGTCCTCATGAGGATGACTACAGTAATCGTTTCTCCCCAAGGGGCAGCGAGTCACCTTAG